Proteins encoded within one genomic window of Alcanivorax sp. REN37:
- the ispE gene encoding 4-(cytidine 5'-diphospho)-2-C-methyl-D-erythritol kinase, whose amino-acid sequence MTLTLPAPAKLNLFLHINGRRDDGYHLLQTLFVLLEHGDTLHLQPANDLQVHCPGLPGAMTDNLVYRAAKLLQAHTGTRQGAHIYVTKRLPAGGGLGGGSSDAATALLGLNRLWELGLSLDTLAQLGLELGADVPVFVRGHSAFAEGVGEQLTSVDVPEQWYLVVFPGVFVSTQEIFCDRELTRNTPPITVQAVLGAAPETQLGNDCEPVARRLFAEVDEALGWLERHVGTGRMTGTGACVYATVANWQKGAKLLAHLPPRWSGFVARSCNTSPLHRVLEDKG is encoded by the coding sequence ATGACGTTAACCTTGCCGGCGCCAGCGAAGCTCAACCTGTTCCTGCACATCAACGGTCGTCGCGATGACGGCTACCACCTGCTGCAAACCCTATTCGTCCTGCTCGAACATGGCGACACCTTGCACTTGCAGCCGGCCAATGACCTGCAAGTGCACTGCCCCGGCCTGCCCGGCGCCATGACCGACAATCTGGTCTACCGGGCGGCGAAGCTGCTGCAGGCTCACACCGGCACTCGCCAGGGTGCTCACATTTACGTCACCAAACGGCTACCGGCCGGCGGCGGTCTTGGTGGCGGCTCCAGCGACGCCGCCACCGCGCTGCTGGGTTTGAACCGGCTGTGGGAGCTGGGACTGTCACTCGACACCTTGGCGCAGTTGGGTCTCGAACTGGGTGCTGACGTGCCCGTATTCGTGCGTGGCCACAGTGCGTTTGCCGAAGGTGTCGGCGAGCAACTGACGTCAGTAGACGTGCCTGAACAATGGTATCTGGTGGTTTTTCCTGGTGTTTTTGTGTCCACTCAGGAAATATTTTGCGACCGGGAATTGACAAGGAACACCCCCCCCATTACAGTGCAGGCCGTTCTCGGGGCAGCCCCCGAAACACAGCTCGGAAACGACTGTGAGCCCGTTGCCAGAAGGCTGTTTGCCGAGGTAGATGAGGCGTTGGGCTGGCTTGAGAGGCATGTCGGCACAGGCCGCATGACCGGCACCGGAGCTTGTGTTTACGCAACGGTTGCAAATTGGCAAAAAGGCGCTAAATTACTCGCCCACTTGCCACCGCGCTGGTCAGGTTTCGTCGCACGGAGCTGCAACACTTCGCCCCTTCACCGGGTGCTTGAAGACAAAGGTTGA